The genomic window TGCAAGCCTAGCAGCACGCTTTGAAGGGACTTTAGAGAAGGCGGCAATATTAGGGGCATTCATAACATTAATCGCCGGAATGGCTGGGAACACTGGAACACAGGCACTAGCCGTTGTAGTACGTGGGATTGCTACGGGTGATCTGGAAAAAGAGAGCAAACTCAAATTAATTTATCGAGAAGCTGGTACCGGCTTAATCACTGGAACGATTTGTGGAGTCCTTGTCACAATGACCATTTTTATTTGGAAAGGCAATTTATATTTGGGAATACTAGTTGGAGTTTCTATTTTCTGCACCTTAATTATTGCAACTTTAGCAGGTGCAATCATTCCACTAGCTATGCACAAATTCAGAATTGATCCAGCTGTCGCTTCTGGTCCCTTCATCACCACAATCAATGATATTATCAGTATTTTAATTTACTTTAGCATCGCAAATATGTTTTTGGGATTTTTATAGGTGCCAGGCACCGATTGTGGACAGTTTGGTATTTTTTGTGTTTATAGGGTGGACACTTACTGAATAAGGAGGAATTAGATGGAAGAACATGGAGTTTCAGTAGCATCATTGGTCATTGTGATCATAATAGCTTTCATAACGCCGATATTATTGCATCGGCTAAAGATTAATTTCATACCCGTTGTCGTTGCAGAAATATTGATGGGGCTTGTTATTGGAAAAAGCGGCTTTAATCTTGTGCAGCCTGATATGTGGCTTGAGACTCTTTCAACACTGGGCTTTATTTTTCTTATGTTTCTTAGCGGACTGGAAATTGACTTTACTGCATTCTCTGGAAATAAGAAGCGCGAAAAGCTGCCAAGCGGGAAATTAGAGCCTAACTCATTTTCTGCATCGTTCATTATATTTGCAGGGATATTTCTTATTTCATTAGGGCTTTCATATTTATTCGTATTAGCTGGATTTATTGAGAATGCCTTTTTGATGACTTTAATTATTTCAACTATTTCATTAGGTGTTGTCGTTCCAACTTTAAAGGAAGCTCATCTCATGAAAACTGGGATAGGTCAAATTATCTTATTAGTTGCCGTAATTGCTGACTTAGTTACGATGATTTTATTAGCCGTCTTTGTTTCTCTATATGATGGAGGAGAAGGAAATGTGTGGTTGCTGCTTATCCTCTTTGCTGCTGGAGTACTCTTGTATTTTGTCGGAAGACGATTTAAAAATGGGAAATTTTTCGAGACGATGTCGACTGGAACTGTTCAAATAGGCACGCGAGCAGTATTTACTTTAATCATCCTGCTAGTTGCAGTATCTGAATCAGTTGGAGCAGAGAATATTCTCGGTGCTTTCCTTGCTGGTGTACTTGTATCCCTCCTGGCTCCTAATCAAGAAATGATTCATAAGCTTGATTCTTTCGGATATGGCTTTCTAATTCCAATATTTTTTGTGATGGTCGGTGTTGACCTAAACATTTGGTCATTATTAAGCGATAAACAAATGCTCATGCTGATACCGCTCCTGCTTATTGCCTTACTAGTTTCTAAACTTGTACCTGTTTACTTATTAAAGAGATGGTATGATATGAAAACGGTTGTGGCTTCAGGTTTTCTTTTGACATCGACTTTGTCATTAGTAATTGCGTCCGCAACAATCGGTGAAAGAATTGGGGTCATTACGGCCGAAATGAGTGGAACATTAATTTTAGTTGCCATTATTACGAGTGTATTCACCCCTGTTGTTTTTAAAAAATTATTCCCAAGGGAGGCAAATACTCAAAAAACATTAACGGTAGCATTTATCGGTGCAAATCAGCTGACACTTCCAGTCTATCGGGAACTTAATTCAAGCCTTTATAAGGCGATCCTTTATCATAAAAAACAGGAGAAGGCTGATAAAAATATCGCAGATTCCTTATTTGATATTGTAGAATTGGATCATTATTCCATTGACACTCTAGAGGAAAAGAATGCGCTGAACGCAGATATTGTTGTGATCTCTACAGGAGACGAAGAATTGAATGCTACACTTGCCATAGCTGTTAAGGAGCAGGGAGTTGAGAGGGTTATTTGCCGACTTGAAAGCCCCGATCTTCAAGAAAGCATGAAGGAGCATGATGTTGAGGTTTTTTCTGTATTATTGTCACAAAAAACTTTGCTGAGAGCATTAATCGAAACCCCGAGTGTAATGGATATATTAACGAATCAGGAAAATGCCTTGTATGAAATCGAAATGCTTAATGATCAATTTGAGGGTATGACTTTAAGAAAGTTTCCGTTTACCGGGGATGTCATTTTTGTGAGGATTTTTAGAGGACATGATTCCATTGTCCCTCATGGGGAGACAGAGCTTCAATTAAATGATCGATTAATCGTAACTGGAACGAAAGAATATGTTGATGAATTAAAACGGGAGCTTGAATTTTGTGATTGGTGTTAGAAATAAAACCATTTTCAACTACTTTCTTTCATTTTTCTAAATATTATAGTAAAATTAGGACTAGGTACTAATAACGTGTAATAATACTTAGGGGGCTGGAAAGAATGACTCTTTCTTTAAATGGAAAAACCTTTGTTGTCATGGGTGTAGCCAATAAGCGCAGTATCGCATGGGGGATTGCAAGATCCCTTCATAGTGCGGGCGCCCGTTTAATATTTACATATGCGGGTGAACGGCTAGAGGGAAGTGTTCGTGAGCTAGCAGAATCTCTTGAAGGGGCAAATTCCCTTGTCCTGCCTTGTGACGTAACAAATGACCAGGATATTGACAAATGCTTTGCAGAAATTAAAGAGCAGGTTGGTACAATTCACGGACTTGCACATTGTATTGCTTTTGCTAACAAAGAGGAACTTCAAGGCGATTACATGAATACTACGAGGGACGGGTTTTTACTGGCACACAATATTAGTTCTTACTCATTAACAGCAGTAGCGAAGGTTGCGAAGGATTTAATGACAGAGGGAGGAAGCATCGTTACCTTAACGTATTTAGGCGGTGAGC from Bacillus sp. DTU_2020_1000418_1_SI_GHA_SEK_038 includes these protein-coding regions:
- a CDS encoding monovalent cation:proton antiporter family protein, whose translation is MEEHGVSVASLVIVIIIAFITPILLHRLKINFIPVVVAEILMGLVIGKSGFNLVQPDMWLETLSTLGFIFLMFLSGLEIDFTAFSGNKKREKLPSGKLEPNSFSASFIIFAGIFLISLGLSYLFVLAGFIENAFLMTLIISTISLGVVVPTLKEAHLMKTGIGQIILLVAVIADLVTMILLAVFVSLYDGGEGNVWLLLILFAAGVLLYFVGRRFKNGKFFETMSTGTVQIGTRAVFTLIILLVAVSESVGAENILGAFLAGVLVSLLAPNQEMIHKLDSFGYGFLIPIFFVMVGVDLNIWSLLSDKQMLMLIPLLLIALLVSKLVPVYLLKRWYDMKTVVASGFLLTSTLSLVIASATIGERIGVITAEMSGTLILVAIITSVFTPVVFKKLFPREANTQKTLTVAFIGANQLTLPVYRELNSSLYKAILYHKKQEKADKNIADSLFDIVELDHYSIDTLEEKNALNADIVVISTGDEELNATLAIAVKEQGVERVICRLESPDLQESMKEHDVEVFSVLLSQKTLLRALIETPSVMDILTNQENALYEIEMLNDQFEGMTLRKFPFTGDVIFVRIFRGHDSIVPHGETELQLNDRLIVTGTKEYVDELKRELEFCDWC
- the fabI gene encoding enoyl-ACP reductase FabI codes for the protein MTLSLNGKTFVVMGVANKRSIAWGIARSLHSAGARLIFTYAGERLEGSVRELAESLEGANSLVLPCDVTNDQDIDKCFAEIKEQVGTIHGLAHCIAFANKEELQGDYMNTTRDGFLLAHNISSYSLTAVAKVAKDLMTEGGSIVTLTYLGGERAIKNYNVMGVAKASLDASVKYLANDLGKSGIRVNSISAGPIRTLSAKGVSDFNSILKEIEERSPLRRTTTPEEVGDTAAFLFSDLSRGITGENIHVDSGFHIV